The sequence below is a genomic window from Aureispira sp. CCB-E.
ATGAGTTTACTCTAAATCGAGCTTATCCAATCAAAGATTTTAATTACTCTGTAACGACTGATCGAGACTGGGATGTTCAATTTACATCTGGCAAACACGAAATTAATTTGTCTGAAAAGACGATTAATGATAACTGTTTTGAATTTTCTATTCATAAGGAAAATGTAGAAAAAATCAATTCGACAAGATGGAACTATTATTATCAGACAGGACCTTATATTCGAATGTATGTTGGCTATTCCAAAGATAACTTAGCCCTTCGAAGAACAAAGGGAGGAGCTTTACATACGTCTTCACTAAAATCAGAGGATATTATTGATACGTATAGAGATTATTATGAAAAAAGTAGAAGTGCTTTTAATGAGTATGCTGCTTTTAAAGGCTATTTGAGACGAAAATATAAAAAAGAAGAAATTTCGAAGACTAAGACATTGGAGGAACTGTACTATTATATGCGTCATCATTTTACCAACAAGCACTATGTGTACGATCGTTATTATGGGAATGCCAATAGCTTTCGAAAGCTTTCAAATATTGAGTTTACGGGACATATTATTTATGCCCTAAAGAAACTAAAAATTCCTTATGATATTGTGGTCGTTGTAGGACGTCAATCTGGTCGTATTGAGGATGTTATTAATAAAAACCAGACGGATTATCTGATTCGAGCCAAATTGGATGATTCTAACATCTATTTTTATAGACCTAATCCTTACACGCGTTTTAACCATTTTCCCTTTCAAATTGAAAATGCAGAAGGGTATGTCGTAGAGGCAGAAAATACAAGAGGGCGTAAGTTGACAACTAAAAAGGCGTTGTTGCCCGCTTCAGATTATAAGTCTAACATTAGTAGGCACGAAACCAAAGTGCATTTTAAGGAAGATGATATGATGGTGTTAAGAGCAAATTCTAAGGCAATTCACACGGGGCACCATATCGAAAGTTACCAGTACGATGTTGTTGATTGGATGGATATGATTTGGAATGAGAATAAGTTGTACAAAACCAAACTGTGGGGACATCCTTCTAAGGATAAGAGCTCAGAGATGAAAAACTTTATACAAGCTCAAAAAGAAGAAAGAGACGAAGCAATGGAAGCGATTGCTCAATCACATTTTGACTTAGGAGAGGGGAATACAGAATTAATTGCTTATGAGGGCTTGACAACAGCTAATACGATTGATGAGAAGAGTTTGGAGTACACATTTGATTGTGAGTTGTCGGATTTGGTCAAAAAAGTAGGACCAAATTATGTTATCAAAGCAGGGCGTTTGGTTGGTGGACAGCTTATTTTGGCGGAAGATGAGATGGAACGAACAGTTGATATTCACATGAATTACCCTAGAGGATATGAGTATGAAATCGAGATTACGATACCAGAAGGATACGAAGTGAAGGGGTTGGATAATTTTACAAATAATATTGACAACGAAACAGGCAGTCTAAAATCTTCGGCTAGTCTTAATGGAAATATTCTAACTATTACGTTTAATAAATATTATAAAAATAATTATGAGCCTGCCAAAAACTGGGATATGATGAAAGCCTTTTTGATTCCAGGAGGTGAATTTTTGACCAAAGAAATTTTGTTAAAGAAAAAGCGCTCGTAAAAAACGAAAAGATGTAAGGTCGTGAAATTAAAAATACCAATTTGAACCTTTCTCAAATTGGTATTTTTTTTACAACATATTTTTCAAAGCCATAAGTGTGGCTTTTAAAAAATCATCAATGTCGCCATCCAATACACGTTTGACATTGTGAGTTTGATGGTTGGAGCGATGATCTTTGATCCGTTTATCGTCCAAAACGTAAGAACGAATTTGAGAACCCCATTCGATTTTCATCTTGCCCCCTTCAATTTCTGCTTTAGCTGCATTTTGTTTCTCAATTTCCAACTGGTACAACTCAGATTTTAGCATCTTCATTGCTTTTTCTCGATTTTTGTGTTGAGAACGTTGCTCTTGACATTCGACAACCAACCCAGAAGGTAAGTGTCGCAAACGA
It includes:
- a CDS encoding DUF3857 domain-containing protein, with translation MRLIILACVSCLLFTANVLAQKDVSSILLEDYTQENVQEYCWEQHAYNKAEEEYPEDWNNQSAVFLRYERKYEIRFVKAVAYVASARLHVSYISHYRVKILDEAALENFSEVYYVSGAHGGYNMYDETRDKEFMNIKIIKPNGKEIIVDNKEIIEDDNGKRKVAVPNLEVGDILDYALYTHDLATSFFYGVIDEFTLNRAYPIKDFNYSVTTDRDWDVQFTSGKHEINLSEKTINDNCFEFSIHKENVEKINSTRWNYYYQTGPYIRMYVGYSKDNLALRRTKGGALHTSSLKSEDIIDTYRDYYEKSRSAFNEYAAFKGYLRRKYKKEEISKTKTLEELYYYMRHHFTNKHYVYDRYYGNANSFRKLSNIEFTGHIIYALKKLKIPYDIVVVVGRQSGRIEDVINKNQTDYLIRAKLDDSNIYFYRPNPYTRFNHFPFQIENAEGYVVEAENTRGRKLTTKKALLPASDYKSNISRHETKVHFKEDDMMVLRANSKAIHTGHHIESYQYDVVDWMDMIWNENKLYKTKLWGHPSKDKSSEMKNFIQAQKEERDEAMEAIAQSHFDLGEGNTELIAYEGLTTANTIDEKSLEYTFDCELSDLVKKVGPNYVIKAGRLVGGQLILAEDEMERTVDIHMNYPRGYEYEIEITIPEGYEVKGLDNFTNNIDNETGSLKSSASLNGNILTITFNKYYKNNYEPAKNWDMMKAFLIPGGEFLTKEILLKKKRS